One genomic window of Bradyrhizobium sp. B124 includes the following:
- a CDS encoding glutathione S-transferase, with translation MAALRIFSYLPNPRVWKATIAARFCGVDVEVRGASGKELRDWLWDYDAHPLTEQERAALSSLARTGRVGLTGAQLFKTDAFMEAQPFGNVPAAFGADGKVGIFESNSIMRAVARLGEAAFPLYGRDAYEASRIDSFLDVSLVFARDTQIYLLALSGGTVDAAIHARAKDAFAIYASGIEQALSPRREALVGNGISIADICLAAELALFMNEHARTEQLRKQGLERILHPGVRDEYPLMFAHFARLVGHEHIRPDLKPYVEKLLSKAAA, from the coding sequence ATGGCCGCCTTGCGCATCTTCTCCTATCTGCCGAACCCGCGGGTCTGGAAGGCAACCATTGCCGCGCGGTTCTGCGGCGTCGACGTTGAGGTCAGGGGCGCCTCCGGCAAGGAATTGCGCGACTGGCTGTGGGATTACGATGCCCATCCTCTTACCGAGCAGGAACGCGCTGCGCTGTCGTCGTTGGCGCGAACCGGCCGGGTCGGACTGACGGGCGCGCAGCTCTTCAAGACCGATGCGTTCATGGAAGCGCAGCCGTTCGGTAACGTGCCGGCCGCGTTCGGCGCCGATGGCAAGGTCGGGATCTTCGAATCGAACAGCATCATGCGCGCGGTGGCACGGCTCGGTGAGGCGGCGTTCCCGCTCTACGGACGTGACGCCTATGAGGCGTCCAGGATCGACAGTTTCCTCGATGTCAGCCTGGTCTTTGCGCGGGATACGCAGATCTATCTGCTGGCGTTGTCGGGCGGCACGGTCGATGCCGCTATTCACGCGCGCGCAAAGGACGCGTTCGCGATCTATGCCTCGGGGATTGAGCAGGCATTGTCGCCACGGCGAGAGGCGCTGGTCGGGAACGGCATCTCGATTGCCGACATCTGCCTTGCCGCCGAACTCGCACTGTTCATGAATGAGCATGCGCGGACCGAGCAATTGCGCAAGCAGGGGTTGGAGAGAATTCTGCACCCGGGGGTAAGGGATGAATATCCGCTGATGTTCGCGCACTTCGCCCGGCTGGTCGGGCACGAGCACATCAGGCCGGACCTCAAGCCTTACGTCGAGAAGTTGCTGTCGAAGGCAGCGGCCTGA
- a CDS encoding SDR family NAD(P)-dependent oxidoreductase: MTAPVCLISGVGPGTGSALARRFAEGGYRVALLARNEERLAGLEKQLPGAKAYRCDVSDPVQVELVASAVERDLGHPIVVVHNAVGGAFGTFREIDPQILNRNFQVNTMGLLYLARRFAPAMISAGKGAIVATGNTSALRGKAGFAGFAPTKAAQRILAEAMARDLGPQGVHVAYLVIDAVIDLEWTRKRWPERPDDFFIKPRAIADEVWHVAHQDRSAWSFNVEIRPFGEAW, encoded by the coding sequence ATGACCGCACCCGTCTGTCTGATATCCGGCGTTGGGCCCGGCACCGGTTCGGCGCTCGCCAGGAGGTTCGCGGAAGGCGGCTATCGGGTCGCGCTTCTCGCCCGGAACGAGGAGCGCCTCGCCGGGCTCGAGAAGCAGCTGCCGGGGGCAAAGGCCTATCGATGCGACGTGTCAGATCCGGTGCAGGTCGAGCTGGTGGCATCGGCGGTGGAGCGCGATCTCGGCCATCCCATTGTCGTGGTCCACAACGCCGTCGGCGGCGCGTTCGGCACTTTCCGCGAGATCGATCCGCAGATTCTCAATCGCAACTTCCAGGTCAACACGATGGGCCTGTTGTACCTGGCGCGGCGGTTTGCGCCGGCGATGATCAGCGCCGGCAAGGGCGCCATCGTTGCGACCGGCAACACCTCGGCATTGCGCGGCAAGGCCGGCTTCGCGGGATTCGCGCCGACCAAGGCGGCGCAGCGCATTCTGGCCGAGGCAATGGCGCGTGACCTCGGGCCGCAAGGCGTCCACGTCGCCTATCTCGTGATCGACGCGGTGATCGACCTGGAATGGACGCGGAAGCGCTGGCCGGAGCGGCCGGACGACTTCTTCATCAAGCCGCGGGCGATTGCGGACGAGGTCTGGCACGTCGCCCATCAGGACCGCAGCGCGTGGTCGTTCAACGTCGAGATCAGGCCGTTCGGCGAAGCCTGGTAG
- a CDS encoding ABC transporter substrate-binding protein, producing MSLKPFAVSIALLVAVAATAVRAETPGVSESEIRIGATFPFSGPASPLSNTGKGLIAYVHSVNDRGGINGRKINLITYDDAYSPPKAVEQTRKLIESDEVAFLFSPLGTPGIGATIKYVTAKKVPHLFVVSGVTKFANFAEFPLTTTGLPSYNTEGKIYARYIAQTAPDAKIAILYQNDDLGRDFVAAFKETLKGEFDKKVVTSPYEVTEPTIESRVVTLKASGAQAFLIAGTPKFAAQAIKKASEIGWSPLTIVNYVSSSVSSTIVPAGADKAVGVVVATIAKDPNDKRWADDPGIKWYRAHFEKYLPGADIGDSNYLFGTQQGQILEQVLKQCGDDLSRENIVRQARNIKGLVLPTLMPGITVNTGPDNSMAYTQLQLQRWTGSSWEQFGGVLSAEPN from the coding sequence ATGTCGTTGAAGCCGTTTGCTGTGTCGATTGCGTTGCTCGTGGCCGTTGCCGCCACTGCGGTCCGCGCCGAAACGCCCGGCGTCTCGGAATCGGAAATCAGAATCGGGGCGACATTCCCGTTCAGCGGCCCGGCATCCCCGCTCAGCAATACCGGCAAGGGCCTCATCGCCTACGTCCATTCCGTCAACGATCGCGGCGGCATCAACGGCCGCAAGATCAACCTCATCACCTATGACGATGCCTATTCGCCGCCCAAGGCGGTGGAGCAGACCCGCAAGCTGATCGAGAGCGACGAGGTGGCGTTCCTGTTCAGCCCGCTGGGGACGCCCGGCATCGGCGCAACCATCAAGTATGTGACCGCGAAGAAGGTGCCGCACCTCTTCGTCGTCAGCGGTGTGACCAAGTTTGCGAACTTCGCCGAGTTTCCGCTGACGACCACCGGGCTGCCCAGCTACAACACCGAGGGAAAGATCTACGCCAGGTATATTGCTCAGACGGCGCCCGACGCGAAGATCGCGATCCTCTACCAGAACGACGATCTCGGCCGTGACTTCGTGGCCGCGTTCAAGGAAACCCTGAAGGGCGAGTTCGACAAGAAGGTGGTGACATCTCCGTATGAGGTCACCGAGCCCACGATCGAGTCACGCGTCGTGACGCTGAAGGCGTCGGGCGCCCAGGCATTCCTGATCGCGGGTACGCCGAAATTCGCCGCGCAAGCGATCAAGAAGGCGAGCGAGATCGGCTGGTCACCGCTCACCATCGTGAATTACGTGTCGAGCTCGGTGTCCTCGACCATCGTGCCGGCCGGAGCGGACAAGGCGGTGGGCGTCGTCGTGGCGACGATCGCGAAGGATCCGAACGACAAGAGGTGGGCCGACGATCCCGGCATCAAATGGTATCGCGCTCATTTCGAGAAGTATCTTCCCGGTGCCGATATCGGCGACAGCAACTATCTGTTCGGGACCCAGCAGGGCCAGATCCTGGAGCAGGTGCTGAAACAGTGCGGCGACGACCTGTCGCGCGAGAACATCGTGAGGCAGGCGCGCAACATCAAGGGGCTTGTGCTGCCGACGCTGATGCCGGGCATCACGGTCAACACCGGGCCGGACAACAGCATGGCCTATACGCAGCTTCAGCTGCAGCGCTGGACAGGGAGCTCGTGGGAGCAGTTCGGCGGCGTGCTGAGCGCCGAGCCGAACTGA